The genomic interval AGCATTTATTCTAATTGCAATATTAATTTGCGCTTGTAATGCCGTAAAAAGAGTTCCCGATGGAAAAAACCTTCTTGTAAAAAACAATATTTTGGTAAATGGAAAGTCGACAAATGATGAAACGGCTTCTAATCAAATGTATCAAAAACCTAACGGAAAACTATTAGGTTATAAACTTCGTTTGAATTTATACAATTTAGCCAATTTAAATCCAGATTCGACTTATCAGGCAAAATTCAAAAACAATCCTGGAAAATATGAGCGTATGTCTAAAATATTTTCAGCAAAACAGGTTGATCGTCTTGGGCAATCTTTTTATTATAAAGGAATTCATGAGTTTTTAAAAAGCACTGGTGAACCACCGGTAATTGTTGATACAGCAAAAACTAAAAAGTCATTATTACGTTTAAAATATTATTATTTCAATAATGGTTATTTTAACGTTATAACAGATTATACCATTGATACTGTAGGTCGTAAAAGAGCTGCAATAAATTATAACATTACAACAGGACCTGCGTATAAATTAGACACTATTAGAACAAGCATTAAAACTCCGGCGTTAGATTCTTTGTATACAACTAATCCAGAGCCTTCTTTATTAAAATCTGGAAATCAATACAAAACAACGGATTTTGAAGATGAAAAAAATCGTATCACAACTTATTTTAGAAATCACGGAGCTTATTATTTTCAGCCAACTTATGTAACTTTCGACATTGATACTATTGGAAAAAAAGCAAAAGCAGATGTAACTCTAAAAATTAGCGACAATACTATTCAAGGAAGAGATTCTAGCCGTACAGAACCTTTTAAACTGTATACCATTAGCGATGTAAATATCTACACAGATTATTCGGCTGCAAATGCAAAGAAGAAACCAACGGATAGTACAACTTACAATAATTTCAATCTTTACAGTTATAATAAACTGAAATACAAACCGCGCGCTATTACAGACGCTATTTTCATCACAAAAGGAAGCACTTTTGCTGACTTTAGAACGACATTATCTTCAAGATATTTAAACAATTTAAGGGTTTTTAATTATCCTTCTATTCAGTATGAAGTTGACAAAAGAGATTCTACTGCACAATCTCTTATTGCAAATGTTTATTTAACGCCAAGAAAAAAATACAGTTTTGGAGCTACTCTTGATTTAACACATTCCAATATTCAAGATTTTGGTATTGGTGCCAGTGTTTCAGAAACTATTCGAAACGTATTTAATCGTGCAGAAACTTTGGAGATTTCAGCTCGTTTAAATGTCGGTTCTTCTAGAGATATGGCGAATCCTAACGATAATTTCTTTAATGTTTCAGAATATGGTTTGGATTTGAAACTGAATTTTCCAAGAATTTTGCTCCCTTTTGGAACAGAGAAAATCATTCCTAAAAGTATGATTCCTTATACTTCTATAACATCTGGTTTTTCTAAACAGCGAAATATTGGTTTGGACAAAGAAAATTTCACAGGAGGTATTTCATACAACTGGACACCAAAACGTCATAATACGGCAAAACTGGAATTATTAAACGCGCAATTTGTACGTAACTTAAATCCAGATAATTATTTTAGAGTTTACACTTCGTCTTATGATGATTTGAATAATATTGGTAAAGATTACAATCAAACACCTGGAAACTGGGGAGAAACAGAAGAAGAAAGAGCTAAAAAAAACCTAGTTATACCAACAGGAACCGCAGGATTTACCAACGATGTTTTAACAAATACCACGGCTTTACAACCCGGCGACGCACAATATAAAGAAGTAGAAAGCATTGAAGAAAGAAGAGTTCGTTTGACCGAAAATGACTTTATCTTAGCGACTAGTTATACTTTTACAAAAACAACTAAAAAAGATCTTGCCGACAATAACTTTTATCAATTTAGAACAAAAATTGAATCTGCGGGAACCTTATTGACACTTGTTTCTGAAATTGGAAATCTTCAAAAAAACACGAGAGGAAATTACGAGATTTTCAACTTAGAATATTCCGAATATATTAAAACTGAGTTTGATTATATTAAACACTGGGATTTTGGAAAAGAAAAAGTTTTGGCAGTTAGAAGTTTCTTCGGGATTGCAATTCCTTTTGGAAATTCAAATTACATTCCGTTTTCTCGAAGTTATTATGGCGGAGGTTCAAATGACAACAGAGCGTGGCAACCTTATGCATTAGGACCTGGAAGCACAAATGCGGTAAATGATTTTAATGAAGCCAATATGAAAATTGCGGCGAGTATAGAATATCGTTTCAAAATTTTTGGAGATGTTAAAGGAGCACTCTTTGCAGATGCCGGAAATATCTGGAATGTGCTCGATAATGTGGTAGATCCAAAAGCGAAATTTGACAACTTAAACGATTTAGAAGAAATTGCTCTGGGTACAGGATTCGGTTTAAGATACGATTTAAGCTTTTTTGTGATTCGATTAGATTTAGGCTTCAAGACCTATAATCCGGCGCATGACAAGGGGGACAGATGGTTTAAAGAATACAATTTTGGCCATTCGGTTTTAAATTTTGGGATAAATTATCCATTCTAATGCTAATTAATTCTTATTTTTGCAACCTAAAAACTAAAAACAACTATAAAAAAAATTACAATGGCACACAACATTAAACCAGGAGTAGCTACAGGAGATCAAGTACAAGAGATCTTTAATTATGCTAAAGAGAAAGGTTTTGCCCTTCCAGCAGTAAACGTTACTGGATCAAGCACAATTAATGGAGTTCTTGAAACTGCAGCAAAACTAAACGCGCCAGTTATCATTCAATTTTCTAACGGAGGAGCACAATTCAACGCTGGAAAAGGATTATCAAATGCAGGTGAAAAAGCAGCAATCGCGGGAGGAATCGCAGGAGCAAAACATATTCACACTTTGGCAGAAGCTTACGGAGCAACTGTAATTCTTCATACTGACCACTGTGCAAAAAAACTTTTACCTTGGATTGATGGTTTATTAGATGCTTCTGAAAAACACTTCGCAGAAACAGGAAAACCATTATTCAGTTCTCACATGATCGATTTGTCTGAGGAGCCAATCGAAGAAAACATCGAGATCTGTAAAGAATATTTAGCTAGAATGAGCAAAATGGGCATGACATTGGAAATCGAACTTGGTATTACAGGTGGTGAAGAAGATGGTGTTGACAACTCTGATGTTGATAGCTCAAAATTATACACACAACCAGAAGAAGTAGCTTATGCTTACGAAGAATTATCTAAAGTAAGCCCTAAATTTACAATTGCTGCTGCTTTCGGAAACGTTCACGGTGTTTACAAACCAGGAAACGTAAAATTAACTCCAAAAATCTTAAAAAATTCTCAAGATTTCGTACAAAACAAATTCAACACAGGACACAATCCAGTTGATTTCGTTTTCCACGGAGGTTCAGGTTCTACACTTGAAGAAATCAGAGAAGGAATTAGCTACGGAGTTATCAAAATGAACATCGATACAGATTTACAATTTGCATACACTGAAGGAATCCGTGATTATATGGTTAAAAACCTTGACTATTTAAAATCTCAAATTGGTAACCCAGAAGGTGCTGATGTTCCTAACAAAAAATATTATGACCCAAGAAGATGGGTTCGTGAAAGCGAAGTAACATTCAACGCAAGACTTGAACAAGCTTTTGCAGATTTAAATAACGTAAATACACTTTAAATTTTAGATTTTTGAATTTAGATTTCAGATTTCTAATGAAGCCTGAAATTTAAATTTTGAATTCAGATTGAAAAATCTAAAATTTAAAATCTACATTCTAAAATTAAAAAAATGGCTTGGTTTAAAAGACAAGAAAAAGGGATTACGACCGCGACAGAAGACAAGATGGACGTTCCGAAAGGATTGTGGTACAAATCTCCTACTGGAAAAATTATTGATGCTGACGAATTAGCGAGAAATTTATTCGTTAGCCCTGAAGATGATTTTCACGTTCGAATTGGAAGCGCAACCTATTTTGAAATTTTATTCGACAACAACGAATTTGTTGAGTTAGATAAAAACATGACATCAAAAGATCCTTTGCACTTTGTAGACACAAAGAAATATGCAGACAGATTGAAAGATGTAATGGAAAAAACTCATCTTAAAGACGCTGTACGCACGGGAGTAGGAAAATCTAAAGGAAGAGAACTTGTAATTTGCTGTATGGATTTCGCTTTTATCGGTGGATCTATGGGAGCAGTTGTAGGTGAAAAAATTGCAAGAGGTATTGATCATGCTATCAAAAACAAATTGCCTTTTGTAATGATTTCTAAATCTGGTGGAGCACGTATGATGGAAGCTGCTTATTCTTTAATGCAATTAGCAAAAACTTCTGTAAAATTGGCTCAATTAGCGGAAGCTAAATTACCATACATCTCTCTTTGTACAGATCCAACAACTGGAGGAACAACTGCATCTTACGCAATGTTAGGAGACATTAACATCTCTGAGCCGGGCGCTTTGATTGGTTTTGCTGGACCTCGTGTTGTTCGTGACACTACAGGAAAAGATTTACCAGAAGGTTTCCAAACTGCTGAGTTCTTATTAGAGCACGGTTTCTTAGACTTTATCACGCCAAGAAAAGAATTGAAAGATAAGATCAACTTATATATCGATTTGATTCAAAATAATGATATCAGAAAATAGTTTTAAGACTATTTAAAACGCAAAATCCCAAGAAATTACTTCTTGGGATTTTTTTATATCTTTATTTTAAATCTTACTTCTATGACGAGAATTTTTATCGGTTTTATAATTTGTTTTCTTTTTTTGAATTGTGACAAGAAAAAAAACACCCCTTATTTAATTTCGGTTGAAAAAATCAAATTCTTAAATGAATTAAAAAAGAAAAATATTCCACCGCCACCTTCAGGATTTTACTCCTACAACAATCTCATCATAGATCAAAAAGGCGATTTTTATTTTTATCAGAGAAATTATACTCCTTGGCATTGTATTCCATCAGAAAAAGATACGATTCCAGATTTCTTTGACATCAAACCAATTGAAATTACAAAAGTCCCAAATAACAGTATTGTCGATTTCATTAAGCAAAATGTCACAAATAAAAATGAGATGAAACGTATCTTAATTATAGCATCACAAAATGATACAATTAAAGATAACATTTTGATTTCTTATTTAAACGAAAATGAATTACGAGCTTTTTCTATAAGAAGAACAACACAAGAAGAGGATACGGTTTTAAAATACAAGAAAAACGATGAATACTATAATTATGAAGATATTAAATGGAATAAAAACAGAATTACACTTCCTTTCATAAAACCAATATTAAATCACAACTAAAAATTGCCCGTTCCTACGGAACTCATACATCCTGTTTTTTCATTTCTCAACGGAATAAATTCCGTTGCTACAAAATGATTCATTTCTTCGGAATTTTATTTAAAAAAACTTAGCAACTCAGAACCTCAGCAACTTTAAAAAAAAACTACATCCCCGTTCTAATTGCCTCTACAGGATCAAGTTTTGCTGCAGAAACTGCGGGAAGAATTCCAGAAACCAAACCAATAAAAGCAGCCAAACCAGTTCCTAAAAGAATATTTCCTAAACTTAGAACAAATTCAAAGTCCAGTAACTTTGTTAGCAGAAAAGCAATTCCCCAAACCATTAAAAGACCAATTATCCCTCCAATAACAGACAATATTACTGCTTCAAACAAAAATTGGAATAAGATAAATTTATTTTTTGCGCCAAGCGATTTTTGAATTCCGATAAGATTGGTTCTTTCTTTAACAGAAACAAACATAATATTTGCAATTCCGAAACCACCAACAAGAAGAGAAAATCCGCTGATGATCCATCCTACTACATTCATCTGACCTAAAATACCGTCGATAAAATCGGTAAATCCAGAAAGAACATTGATAAAGAAATTATCCATTTCTCCTGCTTTCATTCCGCGAATTGCTCTTAATTTTTGTGCAACTTCGGCTTTATAAGCTTCCATATCCACGCCTTTTTCTGGCTTTAATACAATTACAGGCGTCATTGCATCGCTGTCGCCATACATTCTTCTTAAAAAATTAGCAGGAAGATAAACAGAAGTATCATTACTGTCTCCAAAGAAACCTGCACCCTGCTTTGCCATTACACCAATTACAGTAAAACGCTGTCCGTATAAACGAATATTTTTTCCAAGAGGATCACTTGTCCCGAAAAGTCCATCAGCTATATCATATCCTAAGACAATAACTGGAGTTCCCGAATTAGATTCAGATTCATTATAAAATCTTCCTTTATCAAAACTTAACCCATCGATATCGACCATTTCGTTTGAAGACGGAATAATATTTACATCGCTAACCGTTTTAGAATCGTATTTTAAACTTTCTCTATTTACAAAAAGCTGGTATCCGACTTGATCGGTATTATTCATCGAATTTTTCAAGCCTATATATTCGTCGTACTTCACATTTGGAAATTGTTCGCGTTTCCATTGCGGAATATTAGATGGTCCGAAGCAGAACTTCATTAAATAAATTGTATTTTTATCTAAACTGCTTAAATCTTTCGAAATCTTTTTATCTAAAGAATCAACCGCCGCCAAGACCGCAATAATTGAAAAAATACCAATAGTCACGCCTAATAAAGACAACAAAGTTCTCAATTTATTATTTCGCAAAGCATTAATGGCGAAACTCAAACTTTCTTTTAATAATCTAAGATAAACAAGCATATTTTCGTATTTTTCAATAAAGTAAAATTCAATAATTTAAAATCAAAAACCTAATAAAAGTTAACTTACTCATCAGTAGATTTTTTTAGCATAATGTTACATTAATTTCTTTAAAATAATATATAAAAAAACTACTTTTGCAGTCTCAAAATCATAACTACACAATGAGCACAACAAAAAAAATACAATCAGCATTAATTTCTGTTTTTTCTAAAGATGGATTAGAACCAATTGTTAGAAAATTACACGAACAAAATGTAACACTTTATTCAACTGGAGGAACAGAAGATTTCATTAAAAATCTTGGAATTCCGGTAGTTCCTGTTGAAGATATTACTTCATTTCCTGAAATTCTTGGAGGAAGAGTAAAAACTTTACATCCAAAAATTTTTGGTGGAATTTTAAATCGTCAGGACAATGAGAGCGATGTGCAGCAAATGAAAGAATTTGACATTCCTCAAATTGATTTGGTAATTGTTGATTTGTATCCTTTTGAAAAAACAGTTGCTTCTGGTGCAAGTGAACAAGATATTATTGAAAAAATTGACATTGGCGGAATTTCATTAATTCGTGCTGGTGCAAAAAATTTCAAAGACACTGTAATTGTTGCTTCTGTTAATGAGTACAGCTTGCTTTTAGATTTAATCACAGAACAAGACGGAGCAACAACTCTAGAAAACAGAAGATTGTTGGCTACTAAAGCATTCCACGTTTCATCTCACTATGATGGAGCTATTTTTAATTATTTCAATACAGACGAAACTATCTACAAAGAAAGTATTGCAGATGGTCAAGTTTTAAGATATGGTGAAAATCCTCATCAAAAAGGATTCTTCTTTGGAGATTTTGACGCGATGTTCAACAAACTTCACGGAAAAGAATTATCATACAATAATTTACTTGATGTTGATGCTGCAGTAAATTTAATTGCTGAGTTTAAAACAGACGGACCAACATTCGCGATTTTAAAACACAATAATGCTTGCGGATTGGCTTCTAGAAAAACAATTAGCGAGGCTTATTTAGCAGCTTTAGCTTGTGATCCAACTTCTGCTTTTGGCGGAGTGTTAATTTCTAACACAAAAATTGATTTAGAAACTGCACAAGAAATCAACAAATTATTCTGCGAAGTGGTTATCGCTCCTGCGTATGATGACGAGGCTGTAGCGGTTTTACAAGAGAAAAAGAACAGAATTATTCTAGTTCAAAATGAAGTTGAATTACCAGCTCGCCAAGTAAGAACTTGTCTTAATGGTTTGTTAATTCAGGACAGAAATAATATTACGGATAATAAAGAGCATTTAAAAACCGTTACAATAACAGAACCTACTGCGCAAGAGATCGAAGATTTGATCTTTGCTTCTAAAATCTGCAAGAATACAAAATCAAACACTATTGTATTTGCTAAAAACGGAACATTGATTTCTTCTGGTACAGGTCAGACTTCAAGAGTTGACGCTTTAATTCAAGCTGTTGATAAAGCAAAAGCTTTTGGATTTGATTTGAATGGAGCTTCGATGGCAAGTGATGCATTTTTCCCGTTTCCGGATTGTGTAGAATTAGCTAAAAAAGCAGGAATTACAGCAGTAATTCAGCCAGGAGGTTCGATAAAAGACGAATTAAGTATAAATTATTGCAATGAAAATAATCTTGCAATGGTATTTACAGGAACTCGTCATTTTAAACATTAATTTGTTTAACTTTGTTCAAAATAATTTATAACATTTTAAACCCCTAAAAAACTTATGGGATTTTTTGATTTCATGACTGAGGATATTGCAATAGACCTTGGTACCGCAAACACTTTAATCATTCACAATGATAAAGTTGTTATTGACAGCCCCTCTATCGTAGCACGCGACAGAGTATCAGGCAAAATCATCGCTGTTGGTAAAGAAGCCAACATGATGCAAGGTAAAACGCATGAAAACATCAAGACCATAAGGCCTTTGAAAGATGGTGTAATTGCCGATTTTGACGCGTCAGAAAAAATGATCAATATGTTCATTAAAAGCATTCCTGCATTAAAAAAGAGAATGTTTACTCCAGCTTTAAGAATGGTAGTTTGTATTCCGTCTGGAATTACTGAGGTTGAAATGCGTGCAGTAAAAGAATCTTGTGAAAGAGTAAACGGAAAAGAAGTTTATCTTATTCACGAACCAATGGCCGCTGCAATCGGTATTGGAATCGACATCATGCAACCAAAAGGAAACATGATTGTTGATATCGGAGGTGGTACAACTGAAATTGCTGTAATCGCATTAGGCGGAATTGTATGTGACAAATCTGTAAAAATTGCAGGTGACGTTTTCACGAATGATATCGTTTATTACATGCGTACACAACATAACCTTTTCGTAGGAGAAAGTACTGCTGAAAAAATTAAAATTCAAATTGGAGCGGCAATCGAAGATTTAGACGGACCGCCAGAAGATATGTCTGTTCAAGGTAGAGATTTACTTACTGGAAAACCAAAACAAGTTGATGTTTCTTACCGCGAAATTGCAAAAGCATTAGACAAATCGATTCAGCGTATCGAGGATGCGGTAATGGAAACATTATCTCAAACTCCGCCAGAATTAGCAGCAGATATCTACAATACTGGTATTTATTTAGCAGGTGGAGGATCTATGTTAAGAGGTCTTGACAAACGTATCTCTCAAAAAACAGATTTACCTGTTTACATCGCAGAAGATCCGTTAAGAGCTGTTGTTCGCGGTACAGGAATGGCACTTAAAAATATTGCAAAATTTAAAAGTATCTTAATTAAATAAGATTCAAAATAACAATCAATTTACTTTTATGAGGGTTAAATTTTCAATATTTAACCCTTGTAAAACTTGAAACCTTAAAGCATATCCTGAAACAAAATAACCAGACAAGAAATGCAGCAAATATTTAATTTCATTATAAGAAACAGTAATCGATTGCTGTTTTTGCTGCTTTTAGGTATTTCGTTAGGACTCACTATTCAGTCCCATTCCTTTCACAGAAGCAGAGTAATAAATTCAGCCAATTTTTTAAGCGGCGGTGTTTATGAAAAAATCAATCGTGTTAATGAATATTTGAATTTAAGAGCTGAAAACGACGAACTTGTACTTGAGAACGCAAGATTAAAAAGTCTTTTATTCAATAAAGAAGACACTTCAAAATTACCTTTACCAGATACTATCAAAGGTGTAAAACCTGCTGATATTATTGTTTCAAAAGTAATTCACAACACATACAGCACTCACGAAAACTTTATTACTTTAAATTCTGGAGCTAACGAAGGCGTAAAACCAGATATGGGAGTAATAAACAGTTTAGGAATTGTTGGTATTGTTGACAATACTTCACCAAGATATTCTACTGTGATCAGTATTCTGAACATGAAATCTCAGATTAATGCCAAGCTGAAAAAATCAAATCATTTCGGTTCTTTAACATGGGATGGAAAAAGCACTGGTTTTGTCCAACTGAAAGATGTTCCGAGATTAGCTTCAGTTAGAAAAGGAGATACCATTGTAACTGGTGGCCAATCTGTAATTTTCCCTGAAGGGATCAATATCGGAACTGTCGAAACCATTTATAGAGAAACGCAAACAAGTTTTTATGTTATAAAAGTGAAACTATTTAATGACATGACTAACTTAGGACACGTCTATATTATTAAAAGCAAGGACAGAGAAGAACTTATTAATTTA from Flavobacterium sp. YJ01 carries:
- a CDS encoding ABC transporter permease; this encodes MLVYLRLLKESLSFAINALRNNKLRTLLSLLGVTIGIFSIIAVLAAVDSLDKKISKDLSSLDKNTIYLMKFCFGPSNIPQWKREQFPNVKYDEYIGLKNSMNNTDQVGYQLFVNRESLKYDSKTVSDVNIIPSSNEMVDIDGLSFDKGRFYNESESNSGTPVIVLGYDIADGLFGTSDPLGKNIRLYGQRFTVIGVMAKQGAGFFGDSNDTSVYLPANFLRRMYGDSDAMTPVIVLKPEKGVDMEAYKAEVAQKLRAIRGMKAGEMDNFFINVLSGFTDFIDGILGQMNVVGWIISGFSLLVGGFGIANIMFVSVKERTNLIGIQKSLGAKNKFILFQFLFEAVILSVIGGIIGLLMVWGIAFLLTKLLDFEFVLSLGNILLGTGLAAFIGLVSGILPAVSAAKLDPVEAIRTGM
- the fbaA gene encoding class II fructose-bisphosphate aldolase yields the protein MAHNIKPGVATGDQVQEIFNYAKEKGFALPAVNVTGSSTINGVLETAAKLNAPVIIQFSNGGAQFNAGKGLSNAGEKAAIAGGIAGAKHIHTLAEAYGATVILHTDHCAKKLLPWIDGLLDASEKHFAETGKPLFSSHMIDLSEEPIEENIEICKEYLARMSKMGMTLEIELGITGGEEDGVDNSDVDSSKLYTQPEEVAYAYEELSKVSPKFTIAAAFGNVHGVYKPGNVKLTPKILKNSQDFVQNKFNTGHNPVDFVFHGGSGSTLEEIREGISYGVIKMNIDTDLQFAYTEGIRDYMVKNLDYLKSQIGNPEGADVPNKKYYDPRRWVRESEVTFNARLEQAFADLNNVNTL
- a CDS encoding rod shape-determining protein; this encodes MGFFDFMTEDIAIDLGTANTLIIHNDKVVIDSPSIVARDRVSGKIIAVGKEANMMQGKTHENIKTIRPLKDGVIADFDASEKMINMFIKSIPALKKRMFTPALRMVVCIPSGITEVEMRAVKESCERVNGKEVYLIHEPMAAAIGIGIDIMQPKGNMIVDIGGGTTEIAVIALGGIVCDKSVKIAGDVFTNDIVYYMRTQHNLFVGESTAEKIKIQIGAAIEDLDGPPEDMSVQGRDLLTGKPKQVDVSYREIAKALDKSIQRIEDAVMETLSQTPPELAADIYNTGIYLAGGGSMLRGLDKRISQKTDLPVYIAEDPLRAVVRGTGMALKNIAKFKSILIK
- a CDS encoding BamA/TamA family outer membrane protein, whose translation is MKNNSTKIIAFILIAILICACNAVKRVPDGKNLLVKNNILVNGKSTNDETASNQMYQKPNGKLLGYKLRLNLYNLANLNPDSTYQAKFKNNPGKYERMSKIFSAKQVDRLGQSFYYKGIHEFLKSTGEPPVIVDTAKTKKSLLRLKYYYFNNGYFNVITDYTIDTVGRKRAAINYNITTGPAYKLDTIRTSIKTPALDSLYTTNPEPSLLKSGNQYKTTDFEDEKNRITTYFRNHGAYYFQPTYVTFDIDTIGKKAKADVTLKISDNTIQGRDSSRTEPFKLYTISDVNIYTDYSAANAKKKPTDSTTYNNFNLYSYNKLKYKPRAITDAIFITKGSTFADFRTTLSSRYLNNLRVFNYPSIQYEVDKRDSTAQSLIANVYLTPRKKYSFGATLDLTHSNIQDFGIGASVSETIRNVFNRAETLEISARLNVGSSRDMANPNDNFFNVSEYGLDLKLNFPRILLPFGTEKIIPKSMIPYTSITSGFSKQRNIGLDKENFTGGISYNWTPKRHNTAKLELLNAQFVRNLNPDNYFRVYTSSYDDLNNIGKDYNQTPGNWGETEEERAKKNLVIPTGTAGFTNDVLTNTTALQPGDAQYKEVESIEERRVRLTENDFILATSYTFTKTTKKDLADNNFYQFRTKIESAGTLLTLVSEIGNLQKNTRGNYEIFNLEYSEYIKTEFDYIKHWDFGKEKVLAVRSFFGIAIPFGNSNYIPFSRSYYGGGSNDNRAWQPYALGPGSTNAVNDFNEANMKIAASIEYRFKIFGDVKGALFADAGNIWNVLDNVVDPKAKFDNLNDLEEIALGTGFGLRYDLSFFVIRLDLGFKTYNPAHDKGDRWFKEYNFGHSVLNFGINYPF
- the purH gene encoding bifunctional phosphoribosylaminoimidazolecarboxamide formyltransferase/IMP cyclohydrolase, translated to MSTTKKIQSALISVFSKDGLEPIVRKLHEQNVTLYSTGGTEDFIKNLGIPVVPVEDITSFPEILGGRVKTLHPKIFGGILNRQDNESDVQQMKEFDIPQIDLVIVDLYPFEKTVASGASEQDIIEKIDIGGISLIRAGAKNFKDTVIVASVNEYSLLLDLITEQDGATTLENRRLLATKAFHVSSHYDGAIFNYFNTDETIYKESIADGQVLRYGENPHQKGFFFGDFDAMFNKLHGKELSYNNLLDVDAAVNLIAEFKTDGPTFAILKHNNACGLASRKTISEAYLAALACDPTSAFGGVLISNTKIDLETAQEINKLFCEVVIAPAYDDEAVAVLQEKKNRIILVQNEVELPARQVRTCLNGLLIQDRNNITDNKEHLKTVTITEPTAQEIEDLIFASKICKNTKSNTIVFAKNGTLISSGTGQTSRVDALIQAVDKAKAFGFDLNGASMASDAFFPFPDCVELAKKAGITAVIQPGGSIKDELSINYCNENNLAMVFTGTRHFKH
- the accD gene encoding acetyl-CoA carboxylase, carboxyltransferase subunit beta — protein: MAWFKRQEKGITTATEDKMDVPKGLWYKSPTGKIIDADELARNLFVSPEDDFHVRIGSATYFEILFDNNEFVELDKNMTSKDPLHFVDTKKYADRLKDVMEKTHLKDAVRTGVGKSKGRELVICCMDFAFIGGSMGAVVGEKIARGIDHAIKNKLPFVMISKSGGARMMEAAYSLMQLAKTSVKLAQLAEAKLPYISLCTDPTTGGTTASYAMLGDINISEPGALIGFAGPRVVRDTTGKDLPEGFQTAEFLLEHGFLDFITPRKELKDKINLYIDLIQNNDIRK
- the mreC gene encoding rod shape-determining protein MreC; amino-acid sequence: MQQIFNFIIRNSNRLLFLLLLGISLGLTIQSHSFHRSRVINSANFLSGGVYEKINRVNEYLNLRAENDELVLENARLKSLLFNKEDTSKLPLPDTIKGVKPADIIVSKVIHNTYSTHENFITLNSGANEGVKPDMGVINSLGIVGIVDNTSPRYSTVISILNMKSQINAKLKKSNHFGSLTWDGKSTGFVQLKDVPRLASVRKGDTIVTGGQSVIFPEGINIGTVETIYRETQTSFYVIKVKLFNDMTNLGHVYIIKSKDREELINLEKKEKDE